The following coding sequences are from one uncultured Desulfobacter sp. window:
- a CDS encoding 2-oxoacid:acceptor oxidoreductase family protein: protein MESTGMVFTASGGQGVITTAIILARAATIFEGKNAIQSQSYGAAARGGATRADILISDGNLYYPKVEEADIFVALMQEGYNKYYNVIKPGGLMIVDPRYVTPGNVNAKILALPMYDTVVKELGKPIVYSVCVVGALIGAAGICKPESAISVIETAMPPAFFDLNKQALELGIKLGKEAA from the coding sequence ATGGAATCAACAGGAATGGTTTTTACAGCTTCTGGCGGACAAGGTGTCATCACCACAGCCATTATCCTTGCCAGAGCTGCTACAATCTTTGAGGGCAAAAACGCGATTCAGTCTCAGAGCTACGGAGCTGCTGCCCGTGGTGGCGCTACCCGTGCCGACATTTTAATTTCAGACGGCAATCTTTATTACCCCAAAGTTGAAGAAGCTGATATTTTTGTCGCTCTGATGCAGGAAGGCTATAATAAATATTACAACGTCATTAAACCCGGTGGTCTGATGATCGTTGACCCAAGATACGTCACACCCGGCAATGTCAATGCCAAGATCCTGGCCTTGCCCATGTATGACACCGTTGTTAAAGAACTCGGAAAACCGATTGTTTACAGTGTGTGCGTTGTTGGCGCCCTGATCGGTGCAGCAGGCATCTGCAAACCCGAATCAGCGATAAGCGTTATCGAGACTGCCATGCCGCCGGCGTTCTTTGACCTGAACAAACAGGCTCTGGAACTTGGTATTAAGCTTGGTAAAGAAGCGGCTTAG
- a CDS encoding response regulator, translating to MNDKTQVSGGYSILLAEDDKINQVVVKGLIKMLNIGRVEIVENGKEAVNMFCAHRFDLILMDGEMPEMNGIDAALAIRDVEKDKGWPRTPIIALTAHTTQEDKTLFLNSGMDEFLEKPLNPEALNNAVQKAIREKSVDVISNGKAEAKGNQNLESPMDIKELKRVMAGKKSLLGKCLDSFESTYPPLVANMTDCIAKQAYDELQNDAHRLKGMLKYLAAPKAVTLSEQLESAAETGNAEPSDLTVQVQALNDECIKIIDSIRQVLAGDFS from the coding sequence ATGAATGATAAAACACAGGTTTCCGGTGGGTATTCTATTTTATTGGCCGAAGATGACAAAATAAATCAGGTGGTTGTCAAGGGCCTGATTAAAATGTTGAATATAGGCCGGGTTGAAATTGTAGAGAACGGCAAAGAGGCGGTAAATATGTTCTGCGCCCACCGTTTTGACTTGATTTTGATGGATGGTGAAATGCCGGAAATGAACGGTATTGATGCCGCCCTTGCAATCAGAGATGTCGAAAAGGACAAGGGGTGGCCACGAACACCGATCATTGCCCTGACCGCCCATACCACACAGGAGGACAAAACGCTTTTTTTAAATAGTGGCATGGATGAATTTCTGGAAAAACCCCTGAATCCGGAAGCCTTGAACAACGCTGTTCAAAAAGCTATCCGGGAAAAAAGTGTGGACGTGATATCCAATGGGAAAGCTGAAGCCAAAGGCAACCAGAATTTAGAAAGCCCCATGGACATTAAGGAACTAAAGCGGGTCATGGCAGGAAAAAAATCTCTTTTGGGCAAATGCCTGGACTCCTTTGAATCGACCTATCCGCCACTTGTGGCAAATATGACCGATTGCATCGCAAAACAAGCGTATGATGAACTGCAAAATGATGCACATAGATTGAAGGGGATGCTTAAATATTTGGCAGCGCCCAAAGCCGTTACGCTCTCCGAGCAACTTGAATCAGCCGCAGAGACCGGGAACGCTGAACCCTCCGATCTAACGGTTCAGGTCCAGGCCTTAAACGATGAGTGCATTAAAATAATAGACAGCATCAGGCAGGTATTGGCCGGGGATTTTTCCTGA